The Microcebus murinus isolate Inina chromosome 28, M.murinus_Inina_mat1.0, whole genome shotgun sequence genome has a segment encoding these proteins:
- the LOC142865011 gene encoding olfactory receptor 1f45-like codes for MDRNNQTGFTEFLLLGLSGQPEQEEVLFGFFLWMYLVTIAGNMLITLAISCDSHLHTPMYFFLANLSCVDICFSSVTIPKMLVNHVLGSKSMSYVECMTQIYFFITFGNMDGFLLSVMAYDRYVAVCCPLHYAMRMRPRLCVLLVAVSWLITHLHALLHTILMVRLTFCSDNAVHHFFCDPDAILRLSCSDTLINEMMRFTVSALVFLTPFTCIVVSYACIFSTVLRSPSVRGIRKALSTCGSHLTVVSLFYGAILGVYMHPSSSYSVQDTVATVIFTVVTPLVNPFIYSLRNHGMKEAIRKLILRF; via the coding sequence ATGGACAGAAACAACCAGACTGGATTCACAGAATTCCTTCTCCTGGGACTCTCTGGGCAGCCAGAGCAGGAAGAGGTTCTCTTCGGTTTCTTCCTGTGGATGTATCTGGTCACCATCGCTGGGAACATGCTCATCACGCTGGCCATCAGCTGTGACAGTCATCTCCATACGCCCATGTACTTCTTCTTGGCCAACCTCTCCTGTGTTGACATCTGCTTTTCATCGGTCACCATCCCCAAGATGCTGGTGAATCACGTGCTGGGAAGCAAGTCTATGTCTTATGTGGAATGTATGACCCAGATCTACTTCTTCATCACTTTTGGCAACATGGACGGCTTCCTCCTGAGCGTGATGGCCTACGACCGCTACGTAGCCGTGTGCTGCCCACTGCACTACGCCATGCGCATGAGGCCCAGACTCTGTGTCCTTCTGGTGGCCGTGTCCTGGCTCATTACACACCTGCATGCTCTTCTCCACACCATTCTCATGGTCCGACTCACATTTTGTTCCGACAATGCCGTGCACCACTTCTTCTGTGACCCTGATGCTATTCTGAGGCTCTCTTGTTCTGATACCCTTATCAATGAAATGATGCGCTTCACTGTGAGCGCACTGGTATTTCTGACACCATTTACATGCATCGTTGTTTCGTATGCTTGCATCTTCTCCACGGTCCTGAGGTCGCCGTCTGTCCGTGGGATAAGGAAAGCCCTGTCCACGTGTGGCTCCCACCTCACTGTGGTGTCCCTGTTCTACGGGGCTATCCTGGGCGTCTACATGCACCCTTCCTCCTCCTACTCAGTTCAGGACACGGTGGCCACTGTCATCTTCACAGTGGTGACACCACTGGTCAATCCCTTCATCTACAGCCTCCGGAATCATGGCATGAAAGAAGCCATAAGGAAACTAATTCTCAGGTtctag